A window from Lolium rigidum isolate FL_2022 unplaced genomic scaffold, APGP_CSIRO_Lrig_0.1 contig_37881_1, whole genome shotgun sequence encodes these proteins:
- the LOC124681260 gene encoding AP2-like ethylene-responsive transcription factor AIL5, translated as MDMDMSSTTHPHHWLSFSLSNNYNHGLLEALSSSSSGHHLHGGEGPVDEVPKMEDFLGGVGGSGSTTAEDHVGCGELGSIAAGFMHRYTAPEMPENTGAVTVAAAATDVVESDQARRPAESFGQRTSIYRGVTRHRWTGRYEAHLWDNSCRREGQSRKGRQVYLGGYDKEEKAARAYDMAALKYWGPTTTTNFPVSNYEKELEEMKPMTRQEFIASLRRKSSGFSRGASIYRGVTRHHQHGRWQARIGRVAGNKDLYLGTFSTQEEAAEAYDIAAIKFRGLNAVTNFDMSRYDVESILSSDLPVGGGAAARASKFQSDPSPIASVASPDMLPPSEKDYWSLLALHYQQQQQHQLQQQQQYPASAFETYGSGVNVDFTMGTSSHSSSNANGGAVWAGATGHQDGSIRQSNSYSSNIPYASMVSGSAAGYEGSTGNNGTWVTSNPSTAPQFYNYLFGME; from the exons ATGGACATGGACATGAGCTCGACTACCCACCCTCACCACTGGCTctccttctccctctccaacAATTACAACCATGGCCTCCTCGAGGCCTTGTCCAGCTCTTCCTCCGGCCATCACCTTCATG GAGGGGAGGGACCAGTGGATGAGGTGCCTAAGATGGAGGACTTCCTTGGCGGGGTGGGCGGCTCCGGCTCAACGACCGCGGAAGACCATGTCGGGTGCGGCGAGCTGGGTAGTATCGCTGCCGGGTTCATGCACAGGTATACGGCGCCTGAGATGCCGGAGAACACCGGCGCGGTGACCGTTGCGGCTGCGGCTACCGACGTGGTGGAGTCCGATCAGGCGAGGAGGCCTGCCGAGTCGTTCGGCCAGCGCACGTCCATCTACCGCGGCGTCACCAG GCACCGGTGGACGGGGAGATATGAGGCGCACCTGTGGGACAACAGCTGCCGCCGGGAAGGCCAAAGCCGCAAAGGCCGCCAAG TTTACCTAG GTGGCTATGACAAGGAGGAGAAGGCTGCGAGGGCTTACGACATGGCTGCACTCAAGTACTGGGGCCCGACCACCACGACCAACTTCCCG GTGTCCAACTACGAGAAGGAGCTGGAGGAGATGAAGCCCATGACGCGGCAAGAGTTCATCGCGTCCCTGCGCAG GAAGAGTAGCGGCTTCTCACGAGGGGCATCCATCTATAGAGGAGTTACAAG GCATCATCAGCATGGCCGGTGGCAGGCGAGGATCGGCAGGGTGGCTGGAAACAAGGACCTGTACCTGGGGACTTTCA GTACCCAGGAGGAGGCAGCCGAGGCGTATGACATCGCGGCGATCAAGTTCCGCGGGCTCAACGCTGTGACCAACTTCGACATGAGCCGCTACGACGTTGAGAGCATCCTCAGCAGCGACCTGCCAGTCGGGGGCGGGGCGGCCGCCCGTGCCTCCAAGTTCCAGTCAGATCCATCACCGATCGCCAGCGTGGCGTCACCCGACATGCTGCCGCCTTCAGAGAAGGACTACTGGTCCCTGCTTGCCCTGCACtaccagcaacagcagcagcaccaaCTCCAACAGCAACAGCAGTACCCTGCCTCTGCATTTGAGACCTACGGCTCCGGTGTGAACGTCGACTTCACAATGGGCACGAGCAGCCACAGCAGCAGCAACGCTAACGGTGGCGCCGTGTGGGCTGGTGCGACGGGACACCAGGACGGCAGCATCAGGCAGAGCAACAGCTACTCCAGCAACATTCCTTATGCTTCCATGGTGTCAGGGTCAGCAGCTGGGTACGAGGGCTCCACCGGCAACAATGGAACCTGGGTCACCAGCAACCCCAGCACGGCTCCTCAGTTCTACAACTATCTGTTTGGGATGGAGTAG